DNA sequence from the Streptomyces canus genome:
ACCGGTCGGCGTCGCGCGGTTCTGCACGCTGCGCTCGTGGCTGTCGCAGTGGTCCATCGACGACACCCGCGCCAGGGCCGAGGTGTGTGCCGAGGACGTCACGGTGCCGTTCCTCACCATCGAGAACAGCGCCGACGACTGCGCCCCGGCGGCCCACGTCCATGAGGTCTTCGAGGCGGTCGCCAGCACCGACAAGGAGTACAAGGTCGTCCAGGGAGTCGACCACTACTACGCGGGCACCCCCGAACTGCTCAAGCAGGCAACCGAGCTGACCCTCGAGTTCGTCGCCAAGCGCGGCCTGCTCGACCTCTGTCCTCCGTCCCCCACCCGACTTCGCTGAAAGGCGCCGCAATGAACGAACCCTTCACCGCATTGGTCGTCGACGAGACCGACGGGAAGCGGGTATGCGACTTCCGCCAGCTCAGCCTCGCCGACCTGCCCGAATACGACACCCTGATCGAGGTCGAGTACTCCTCGCTCAACTTCAAGGACGGCCTCAACGTCTCCGGCGCCCAGAAGATTGCGCGGCGCACGCCCCTGATCGCCGGCGCCGACCTGGCCGGCACCATCGTGGAGACCACAGATGCCCAGTGGAGGGTCGGCGCCAAGGTCGTCGTCAACGGCTGGGGCATGTCGGAGACCGAGTCCGGTGGTTACACCCGCTATCAGCGGGTCAAGAGCGAGTGGCTCGTCGAGATCCCCGAGCCGTTCAGCACCCTTGATGCGATGGCGATCGGCACCGCCGGCTACACCTCAGCCCTGTGCGTCGACGCACTGGATGCCTGGGGCGCACTGGCCGGTGGCGATGTGCTCGTCACCGGCGCGGCCGGAGGCGTAGGGTCGGTCGCAGTCGCACTCCTTGCCGCGGTCGGAGTGCCCGTGGCGGCTTCGACCGGGCGCCCCTCCGCGCACGAGTTCCTCACGGGGCTGGGAGCCGGGACGATCGTGGACCGCAACAAGCTCCTCGAGCCCGGGCGCCCGCTGCAGAAGGAGTGCTGGTCCGGGGTAGTCGACACCGTCGGCGGTGTCACCCTCGTCAACGCGCTGTCGCAGACCGTTTACGGCGGCGCCGCTGCCGCCTGCGGGCTGGCCGGTGGCAGTGACCTAGTCGGCGCGACCGTGCTGCCCCACATCTTGCGCGGGGTTGCGCTGCTCGGCGTCGACTCCGTGATGGCCCCCCAGGCGAAGCGTAAGGCTGCTTGGAGCCGTTTGGCGCGCGACCTCAAGCCCGATGTGCTCGCATCGTTGTCCCGGGTTGAGCCGATGTCGGCGCTTCCGTCACTGGCGCCGCAGATCCTGCAGGGCCAGGTCCAGGGTCGCGTCGTCATCGACGTCACGGCTTGACGATGACAGGTTCGAGACATGGCCGCACGCGAACCGTCGGTGACACAGCGAGAGGGGCGGGGGATGCACGTTGAGATCGTCGAGGTCGGACCTCGCGATGGGCTCCAGAACGAGAAGGCGCTGCTGTCACCGGAGGACAAGGCCGAGTTGATTCGCCGCAGCGCCGCGGCGGGTCTTCGCCGGGTCGAGTCGGTGAGCTTCGTCAGCTCCAAGGCAGTTCCGCAGATGGCGGCCGCCGAGGAGGTCATGGCGCGAACTGAGCGGGTGCCCGGTGCTAGTTACAGCGGCCTGGTCCTCAACCCCCGTGGACTCACGCGCGCCATCGAGACCGGAATGGACGAGGTGAACGTCGTTCTTGTCGCGAGCGAGACCCTCAGCCAGCGCAACCAGGGCGCCACCATCGGGCAGATGGTCGGGCGCTGGCGCCAGATCGTCGCCGAGGCCAACGGCGCCGTTCCGCTTTCCGTCGCGATCGCAGCCGCGTTCGGCTGCCCTTTCGAGGGCGAGGTCGACCCCGAGCTGGTCGCCCGCCTCGCGGGAGAGGCGTACGACGGCGGCGCGGTGGAGATGAGATCTCCCTGGACGACTCGATCGGAGTCGGCGTACCGGCCCAGGTCCGCGACCTGGTGGAGCGGGTACGCAAGGCCGCCCCCGGCATCCCGCTGCGCGCGCACTTCCACAACACCCGGAACACCGGCTACGCCAACGCTTTCGCCGCGGCCGAGGCCGGGATCGAAGCGCTCGATGCCAGCACTGGTGGATACGGCGGCTGCCCGTTCGCCCCGAACGCCACCGGCAACATCGCCACCGAGGCCCTCGCCTACGGCTTCCATCGCTCCGGCATCGACACCGGTATCGACACGGCGACGGTCTGCGAAACGGCGACCTGGCTGAGCGGGCTCCTGGACAAGGCTCCCCCGGCCCTCCTCGGTCGTGCCGGATTCTTCCGGCCCGAAGACTCCCGGCAGACGCCGGTCATCTCCAGAGCAGGAGTCCCCGCGTGAGTTCCCTGAGTCAACCTCTATGCCGCACGAGGTGTGTCGGCGGCCGTGTTGATCTTGCTGTTGGCTTGGTGGATGGCGGGGTCGTAGCAGGTTCCGGTACGCCAGCAGGCCCACATCACCCGCAGCCAGGCGCGGGCCAGGATGTGGGTGGCGTGCGGGTGTCTCTTCTCGCGGGCTCGGGCGTCGTTGTAGATCTTGGCGGCCCAGTCGCTGCCGTGCTGGCTGCTGTCGGCGAAGGTCGTCAGGGCGACGCGGGCTCTGCGGTTGGTCGCGAAGCGGAAGGAGACCGTGCGGGCCTTGCCGGAGGCACGGGTGACCGGGACGACACCGGCCTCGGCGATGAGCTGTTCGCAGGACTGGGCCCGTTCCAGGATCGGACCGATCTCGCCGATGACCTGGCCGAGGCTGACCTTGCCGATGCGCGGCATGGTGGCGAACAGCGGTGCTTAGGGGTGGGTTTCCGCGGCTTCGGCGATGGACTTGTCCCGGCGACGCCACCGGCCCGAGTGAGCGTCTCGATCGGGGACGAACTCGCTGGCACCTTCGCGGCCCTTGGCACGCTCGTCGCGCTCCACCACCGGCAGAACACCGGCCGCGGGCAGGTCGTCGACGCATCCCTCTACGAGTCCGTGTTTGCGATGATGGAGGCGCTCGTTCCCGACTGGGAGGTCGGCGGCTACCAGCGCGAGCGGACTGGCTCGATCCTCCCGGGCGTCGCGCCGAGCAACGTCTACCCGGCGCTCGACGGGTCGGTGCTGATCGCCGGCAACCGCGACACGATCTTTCAGCGGCTTACCGAGGTGATGGGCCAGCCCGAGCTTGCCGCGGACCCGAGGTTCGCCACCCATGACGCGCGCGGTGCCAACTCCGAGGAGCTGGACCGGATCATCTCCGCTTGGAGCAGTCCGCAGGAATCCGGTCACCTCCTCGACGCGCTCCACGAGGCTGGTGTCCCCGCCGGACTCATCTACCGCGTCAAGGACATGCTGGAGGACCCGCACTTCAAAGCACGTGAGTCGATCGTCCGGCTCAAACACGACGTGCTCGGCGAATTCCCGATGCAGGGCGTCTTCCCGAAGCTCTCCGAGACGCCGGGGTCCGTCCGGGCCCTCGGTCCGGAGCTCGGCGAACACAACGCTGACGTCTACCGCGACCTGCTGGGCCTCAGCGACGACGAGGTCGAGGCGCTGCGGACCGACGCGATCATCTAGCGAGGAACCGTCATGAGCAAACGCATAGACACAGCCGTGATAATCGTCGGCGGGGGGCCCGTCGGCCTCACCCTCGCGTATGACCTCGGGCTCCGGGGCGTCCGGTGCGTCCTCGTCGAGGCCGACGCCGGGACCGGACTCGAGCTACTCGCCAAGGCAGGGACCTTCAACGAGCGGACCGTCGAGTACTTCCGGAAGATGGGCGTCGCCGACGACATCATCAACGCCGGGTTCCCGCTCGACTACCCCCGGGACACGCTCTACGTCACCTCGCTCAACGGCTTCGTGCTCGGCCGCGACCCGCTGCCCTCGGCGAAGGATCGCATACCGTTTCCCGAGACGAGGGAGATCCCCGCGCGCTGCCCGCAGTACGTTTTCGACCCGCTGATGGCCGGCAAGGTCCTCGAACTCGGCATGACGCAGGTCCTCTACGGCGCTGTCTGGCGCTCGATGTCCGAGGACGCCGAGGGCGTCACGTCGGTCGTCGAGGGCCCCGACGGCGAGCACCTAACGGTCCGCTCGAAGTACATCGTCGGATGCGACGGCGCCGGCAGCACCGTCCGCCGCGCAGCGGGCATCGCCTTCGAGGGCAACGATCTCGACTACTCGGTGAGCGCGATGATCGAGTTCGAGGCGCTCGAGGACCTGCACCCTCACGGCCGGGCCGAGCGCTTCATGTTTGTCGGCGAGGACGGGAAGACCTGGGCCAACATCACATCGGTCGACGGCCGGAAGCTATGGCGGATGACGCTCGTCGGCTTCACCGAGCGCCAGCAGCCCGACAGCAACGACTACGACGCAGCCATGCGCCGTGCCCTTGGCACCGACGAGGGCGACTGGACTCTGCACCGCGTGATGCCGTGGCGCCGCAGCCACTACACGGCCGAGCGCTTCGCGCAAGGACGGCTGTTCCTCGCCGGTGACGCCGCCCATACCACTTCGCCCACCGGCGGACACGGCCTCAATACCGGTCTCGGCGACGTCAGCGACCTGGCGTGGATGCTCCAGGCGCTCATCGAGGGCTGGGGTGGCAGATCGCTGATCGACGCCTACAACGCCGAGCGTCGGCCGGTGGCGATCCGCAACGGCAACTTCTCCAGTCGCAACTACGGCGCCTGGGTCGAGGAAGCCAAGTGGGACCGGCTCTTCGAGGACTCGCCCGAGGGGGAGAAGCAGCGCAGGGCGCTGGGGGACCAGATGAACGCCCGCCTGCAGCCCGAGTGGCACTCCTTCGGGGTGGCGATGGGCTATCGGTACGACGAGTCGCCGATCGTCGTCGGTGACGGGACGCCTCCGACTCCGGACGATGCCAGCGTCTATGTGCAGACCGCTCGCCCGGGGCACCGTGCCCCGTTCGTGCGGTTCGCCGATGGCACCGCCACCATCGACCTGCTCGACCGTGACGCCTTCACGTTGCTCGTTCTCGGCGACGAGCCCGCGTCGGCCGACATCGGTCGCGCGGAGGCAGCTGCGGCGGGTCTCGGCGTGCCGCTCACGGTCGTCCGAGTCAGCGAGCCGGCCGTCGCCGCGGCCTACGATCGACCGAGGGTGCTGGTGCGCCCCGACGGCATGGTGACCTGGCGCGGCGACGAGTTGCCCGCCCCCCGCGACCTGCTGCTGACGGTCACCGGCCGTGCCTGAGGTTCAGCACGCCCCAGTAGACGAAGGCGTCGATCATGTCCAAGGCATCGTCGCGCTGCTGTGGACGCCCTCGTCCGCTCAGGTCTGGATCTCGGCACCACGGTTGATGCCCACGAACATCAGCGCCGCGCCCACCGTCGGGCTGAACGGGTAGCCCGGTCCGTGGCGGTGAGGAGTGAGGCAAGGGCCGCCAGGATGCTGGAGAAGAGGTACCGAGCGAGGGCGGCGGCCGGCGTGGTCACTTGGCTCTTTGGGGTCGGCCCGACCCGCAGCGCACCGGCATAGCGGCGGTGCCAGGGAAAGCAGTGTCGGGGGAAAGCAGTTCGCGCATGACGCTGACGGTCGCGGACCGTGGGTCGGTGCCGTCGGCGAGGGCGTTCTCCGCGCGTTGGAGGATTGGGGCGAGGTCGTCACGGCGCGGTCCAGGATGACGAGGACAAGCGCATCCCCTGTGCGGGAAGTATTTGTAGAAGTTGGCCCGTGCATTGGCCCGCGCGCTCGGCGATGTCATCGACCGTCGCGGTGTTGTACCCCTTGCGTGACAGGACGTCGCGACCGGCCTCCACGAGCCGGTCGACCGCCGAGGTGGCCCCTTGAGGCCTCCGGGCCTCCACCTCGGGCAGGCTCGGCACGGTGTGGAGCGGCAGGAGTGACGCCCGCGATGGTGACGTCGACGAACGCTTCGGTGTGAGTGCGCGGGAAGACGAGCAGGTGCAGGCAGATCGTGAGGCCGTCGACC
Encoded proteins:
- a CDS encoding TetR/AcrR family transcriptional regulator; its protein translation is MPSLPEVEARRPQGATSAVDRLVEAGRDVLSRKGYNTATVDDIAERAGQCTGQLLQILPAQGMRLSSSSWTAP
- a CDS encoding CaiB/BaiF CoA transferase family protein, translating into MGFRGFGDGLVPATPPARVSVSIGDELAGTFAALGTLVALHHRQNTGRGQVVDASLYESVFAMMEALVPDWEVGGYQRERTGSILPGVAPSNVYPALDGSVLIAGNRDTIFQRLTEVMGQPELAADPRFATHDARGANSEELDRIISAWSSPQESGHLLDALHEAGVPAGLIYRVKDMLEDPHFKARESIVRLKHDVLGEFPMQGVFPKLSETPGSVRALGPELGEHNADVYRDLLGLSDDEVEALRTDAII
- a CDS encoding transposase, with the translated sequence MPRIGKVSLGQVIGEIGPILERAQSCEQLIAEAGVVPVTRASGKARTVSFRFATNRRARVALTTFADSSQHGSDWAAKIYNDARAREKRHPHATHILARAWLRVMWACWRTGTCYDPAIHQANSKINTAADTPRAA
- a CDS encoding MDR family oxidoreductase is translated as MNEPFTALVVDETDGKRVCDFRQLSLADLPEYDTLIEVEYSSLNFKDGLNVSGAQKIARRTPLIAGADLAGTIVETTDAQWRVGAKVVVNGWGMSETESGGYTRYQRVKSEWLVEIPEPFSTLDAMAIGTAGYTSALCVDALDAWGALAGGDVLVTGAAGGVGSVAVALLAAVGVPVAASTGRPSAHEFLTGLGAGTIVDRNKLLEPGRPLQKECWSGVVDTVGGVTLVNALSQTVYGGAAAACGLAGGSDLVGATVLPHILRGVALLGVDSVMAPQAKRKAAWSRLARDLKPDVLASLSRVEPMSALPSLAPQILQGQVQGRVVIDVTA
- a CDS encoding FAD-dependent monooxygenase; the encoded protein is MSKRIDTAVIIVGGGPVGLTLAYDLGLRGVRCVLVEADAGTGLELLAKAGTFNERTVEYFRKMGVADDIINAGFPLDYPRDTLYVTSLNGFVLGRDPLPSAKDRIPFPETREIPARCPQYVFDPLMAGKVLELGMTQVLYGAVWRSMSEDAEGVTSVVEGPDGEHLTVRSKYIVGCDGAGSTVRRAAGIAFEGNDLDYSVSAMIEFEALEDLHPHGRAERFMFVGEDGKTWANITSVDGRKLWRMTLVGFTERQQPDSNDYDAAMRRALGTDEGDWTLHRVMPWRRSHYTAERFAQGRLFLAGDAAHTTSPTGGHGLNTGLGDVSDLAWMLQALIEGWGGRSLIDAYNAERRPVAIRNGNFSSRNYGAWVEEAKWDRLFEDSPEGEKQRRALGDQMNARLQPEWHSFGVAMGYRYDESPIVVGDGTPPTPDDASVYVQTARPGHRAPFVRFADGTATIDLLDRDAFTLLVLGDEPASADIGRAEAAAAGLGVPLTVVRVSEPAVAAAYDRPRVLVRPDGMVTWRGDELPAPRDLLLTVTGRA